The genomic DNA gtgacgatatccgcaataacgttacgtcgagatgttattatttaaatgtccgaaggaagtaattaattaacccgatgctacgcattcaaaattcgcactacaatttgactttgactgcccgctcaagccccattaagttgtggttacgtatacgcaatatgaacaagattgtgattttattagcggataacggaacaataaagaccatgaaaaatgtatgtgcataaaagactgcttgctaaaaattttaaattgaatattgcacttcgttgtgcccggaacaatgaagaacatgaaaatattaggcagactaaatccaatattacactttgttgtgccagttataccaatggttgttggtttcgttacctatacattggtactcattacagtatttgtacttatatactgtcccgcatcgtttcagcaacgctttgtctttagcagctggattggttttttggcaataatgtaaattttgctgcatacgacgcatctattattagaactggcgttttgcggtggggtatctagttctggcgacgcatatgatcttgttggaataagagttgctctttctgcaGTATTAGTGCTCTCAGATATTATTCCATCCACTTGCTTCGCCTAACATTCgtaaaatcagatattttgatctgcagaGCAGGTAAGTACTTATTTgggttgatatttgaacaaatactcatgggcgaataaaacattttccacgtgaaattttatatgacgatattaacttcacttcgctattactgcacgcattactcgacgtcggtacttcaatccatacagggttaatatcatatcgaaactcggcgaccgatgttccgctgagaacgtcgtcgtgaaagttatcttgcgcattttgccacgcaatacttttcgaacgtacttatcaacatcttcatgacggtagtcacgtgatcggcttttgcgtagctgcgtaatcagtgcgtcatggccgcttatcgatgttgttcacccgacacaatgatacacaattaaatatttaaatataaaattggttatatggcagccacaatagtaattcgaatatcaacaaaaagcttataaaaaaactctttatgaacatcaaatattggcagtatattttgtaccaaactaacaaaatttcaagccaaaactcacatacatgcagaaaaatgactgttagattagggtcaattttattaattttgacaaaatgtatttcaaaatggaaaatacattctgaatgcacgataaaatttcctttcgattgaaatgtctcacaacgtgctacctataatttgtaaaaagttacaagcgtgccaaatagccagtatttagacttattttattgttctaccaatacggcgccgcgaaccttcagggtgagcgagtaacttcgctcagagccgtcagagttcaaagagttaaacaGGCGTGTGAGAACTCGCCCTCTTGATAGCCATCTAACTTCGGCATGAAAAAAAAGGTGTTGATGCTGTGAATCCATACTATTCAGAGGACGAGTTTTAATCGCATTAACAATTTTTACAGCGTTGTTCATTACGTTTTTCAACTCAGGAGAGGGTTTCTTTGAAGCCAAATGCTCTCGATGGATGATGCAATGAGTATACAGCATTTTCTCATGCGCAActtcttttatttttgtgacCATCTCAGAGCGACAGCCAGTCATGCTAGTAGCTCCATCCGTACATAGCCCGACGCATTTTCCCCAGTCTATCCCTTTTGCAGTTATGTATGCATCAAGAAATCTGAATATCTATGCTCCGGTGGTACGTCCTGGCAAGCTAATGGAATATAGGAGTTCTTCCTTAAAATCCGTGATTCCCTTATATCGCACAAAACAAAGGAGAATGGCACAATTACTCAGATCTGTGGATTCGTCGAGTTGGATCGAAAAACATGGTGACTTCTTTACCACCTCTACAGCCTGCTGCTCTATAGCTATTGCCATATCTTCGATTCTTCGCTGAACTGTGTTGTTTGAGAGTGGTAGGCCTATGCCTTTCAGTTTTTGAACTGCTTCAGCGCCCAAAATCTTCAGCTGCAGATAAGATGCACGCCTTTACCAACTTTTCTCCAATTGTGTACGGTTTTCTTGTTTTAGCAATTTGAGGAGAAATTAGATATGATCCACGAAGAAGAGATTTTTCtgaagttttcatatttttcagttgCTTCTTTTGGTTGTTCATGTCGATGAGAAGTCGTTCGAAAAACTTAACAGGCTTGCCCTTGAGATTGCCGTGCTTTGAGTGAAAGTGTCGAGCAAGTTTGGAAGGTTTCATAGCGTTATTGGAGAGAACTTGGTCACAAACTAAACACAAAGGCCGTGGTGATTGTTCACTGCCACGAGCTACAGTAAAAGCAAGTTCCATGTACTTTTCATCGTATTGCCTTACAAACTCGAGCTTTTTTTCTTGCTTTCTCTTGTGACAGTCAACGTATCTTGACATGTCCTCTTCTTGGCTTGTTTAGCATTTGTATTATTTGTACTCGCTTCATCTCCTTTCTGAGAATTATCTGATCCTGAAGAAGATCTATTCTCtttgtcaaaaaacatcaaaatactTCGTTGGTTAGCTGATTTCATATTAATCTCTCTTCAGATGATCGACGCCTCCAACAAaatgaatttgcattacaaGGACAAggtcgtcggtaacttggcaccaggctcaagaTCCTGCTGTGCAACAACTGGAAAAGTTCTCTGCTGCCCATGCTTCTGTTGCGCGTTTCGTGACCACCTGTAGGGTCGCAaaaagttcatatcttactggatgTCAAGGCGAAGCCGTGTTAtgttatactgttcttgactgtttttctTTGGCTTCAGGtatgaacaaagaaatattcataaactTTTACTTGAATGGTTATATTTAGCAGCAAAAGCATACATAACAGAAAAACACACGCGCGCCGGTTTTTACGTTTCTGAATCTCGCGAGGGTCGACGAAGCACTCTCGCGATGGATCGCAACCGGGAAAACGAAAACATGATTACTCCGCGCCAAGACGTAGCCAGGCGGCACtcatcaaacagcaatatgacgaccgAAGAGATATTGCGTAATAAACGAACGCAACTTTTcggcttcggtaaagcgattgagaccgCCAAAATGTAAGACAAAATGAGGAAAtctctcgcggaccggcaaaaaagcttcgcggaccggcggttgggaaccactgctgaGTAGACTACTCATACAAGCGTCACAATGTCATAAAACGTGTTCCCATGATTAAAGATTAAAcaacgtatttttttttaaatatgagatttcaaaaaatgatttagtaacaaataaaagtaatagtcctctagataaaaatagaaaatttaaccactggaaatttcaaagcaatcggtccaaTAGTTGAtgagaaaaacgatttttttcacaacaagaagaagaaaatatcATTAAGAGCAACAACAATatgataacaaaacgattcatatatAAGTTTCGTGCCCAATAATATTTCATAGTAAGATCGCAATGAGCACAACTAAAACCTTTTATCGATACTATGATTATCTATTCGAGAATAACtcatattattatgtatttatcTTCCGATGTTCTTCCAATGGTTGATAAAAGAGAAAGTTAAAGTACTTGTAACCGAACAAAATTACAGCCTTGCCCGACATTTTTTGCGTTGGCACCAAGCATTAGGCTTCAGTCAACGTATTTAATAacgttttatatataaatagatattGAGATCTTtaataatttacaattaattgaatatttaataacacATCATTAGCTGTAttactatcagtagaggttgcgcgagaccaAATCGCAATCCTTCCTCCATGTGGAtccgtataatgcaaggatgctgtagcaggaataaaattaCCATAGCTTTAATTGTTAAGAtaacatcaataaatataacGCATGGACTGACtttatgtttcaatataatatcAGGGATGAGATTGATTAGCAAAATGAGTGTATCGATTTCAGACGCTACCTAATTTAATGTgtataaaaacaaacaagagagcaacgctcaaatatataaacacgtggactagagcgaagcagggtttacctttgacgttaccggtaccgtaccctcaaaaagttccgggttttcagtcgcaagaattttcacagtcagccgtcacgcttggcggattaaaaaccgtgttcccatattcaa from Styela clava chromosome 12, kaStyClav1.hap1.2, whole genome shotgun sequence includes the following:
- the LOC144430433 gene encoding zinc finger MYM-type protein 6-like — translated: MSRYVDCHKRKQEKKLEFVRQYDEKYMELAFTVARGSEQSPRPLCLVCDQVLSNNAMKPSKLARHFHSKHGNLKGKPVKFFERLLIDMNNQKKQLKNMKTSEKSLLRGSYLISPQIAKTRKPYTIGEKLVKACILSAAEDFGR